A stretch of Halococcus saccharolyticus DSM 5350 DNA encodes these proteins:
- the ppsA gene encoding pyruvate, water dikinase, with translation MAVLWLDEVGKDDIGDVGGKGASLGELAGAGLPVPPAFVVTAGTYRSFIEETGIDEELFDAVDVDPDDSAALAEAQARAEELILDTEMPDDLREEIVATYGNLDDGEAFVAVRSSATAEDLPDASFAGQQETFLNVTEEDLVDRVKECWASLFTQRAIYYREQQGFEHDKVDIAVVVQRMVDAEKSGVMFTSHPSTGEDDLIVEAAWGLGEAVVAGEVSPDNYVFDRASGEIDSVTVAEKNTMYEKSETGETVSREVPEDKRTAQVLDESEIDRLVELGERVEDHYGEPQDVEWAIVGEDVFMLQSRPITTITEGDDSASGSEAGVADGGGADDTTAEEVLLTGLGASPGVASGSVRIVETLDQLDKVEEGDIIVTEMTTPDMVPAMKRAGGIVTDEGGMTSHAAIVSRELGVPAVVGSQSATGTLEDGQLVTIDGDKGSIREGRTANGERDAVEEVRPQAPVKPMTATEVKVNVSIPEAAERAAATGADGVGLLRLEHMILSTNKTPEKYIADHGEDAYIDEIVEGVRRSADEFYPRPVRVRTLDAPTDEFRQLQGGGDEPDEHNPMLGYRGIRRSLDTPDVFVHELEAFRRLYEMGYDNVEIMFPLVNDVEDVRAARDLMEEADIDIDKRSWGVMIETPASALCVEEMANAGIDFASFGTNDLTQYTLAVDRNNGQVADRFDELHPAVLELIGETIETCREHDVETSICGQAGSKPEMVDFLVNEGVSSISANIDAVRDVQHEVKRVEQKLILDTVR, from the coding sequence ATGGCAGTACTCTGGCTGGACGAGGTCGGGAAAGACGACATCGGCGATGTCGGCGGCAAGGGGGCGTCGCTCGGCGAACTCGCCGGTGCCGGACTGCCCGTGCCGCCCGCGTTCGTCGTCACCGCGGGGACGTACCGCTCGTTCATCGAGGAGACCGGTATCGACGAGGAACTGTTCGACGCGGTCGACGTCGATCCCGACGACTCGGCCGCGCTCGCGGAGGCCCAGGCCCGCGCCGAGGAGCTCATCCTCGACACCGAGATGCCCGACGACCTCCGCGAGGAGATCGTCGCAACCTACGGGAACCTCGACGACGGTGAGGCGTTCGTCGCGGTGCGCTCCTCTGCCACCGCCGAGGACCTCCCGGACGCCTCCTTCGCGGGCCAGCAGGAGACGTTCCTGAATGTCACCGAGGAGGATCTCGTCGACCGGGTGAAAGAGTGCTGGGCGTCGCTGTTCACCCAGCGCGCGATCTATTACCGCGAACAGCAGGGGTTCGAGCACGACAAGGTGGACATCGCGGTGGTCGTCCAGCGGATGGTCGACGCCGAGAAGTCGGGCGTGATGTTCACTTCCCATCCCTCGACCGGCGAGGACGATCTCATCGTTGAGGCCGCGTGGGGGCTCGGCGAGGCGGTCGTGGCGGGCGAGGTCTCGCCCGACAACTACGTCTTCGACCGAGCGAGCGGGGAGATCGATTCGGTCACGGTCGCCGAGAAGAACACGATGTACGAGAAAAGCGAGACCGGCGAGACCGTCTCGCGCGAGGTCCCCGAGGACAAACGCACCGCCCAGGTGCTCGACGAGAGCGAGATCGACAGGTTGGTCGAACTCGGCGAGCGCGTCGAGGACCACTACGGCGAGCCCCAGGATGTGGAGTGGGCGATCGTTGGGGAGGATGTGTTCATGCTCCAGTCCCGGCCGATCACCACGATCACCGAGGGCGACGATTCGGCGAGCGGTTCCGAGGCGGGCGTCGCCGACGGTGGCGGAGCCGACGACACGACGGCCGAAGAGGTCCTGCTCACGGGCCTCGGCGCGAGCCCAGGCGTGGCGAGCGGCTCCGTCAGGATCGTCGAGACGCTCGATCAGCTCGACAAGGTCGAGGAGGGCGACATCATCGTGACCGAGATGACCACGCCCGACATGGTGCCCGCGATGAAACGCGCGGGCGGGATCGTGACCGACGAGGGTGGAATGACCTCCCACGCCGCCATCGTCTCGCGGGAACTCGGCGTGCCTGCGGTCGTTGGCTCACAGAGCGCGACCGGTACTCTCGAAGACGGTCAGCTCGTCACTATCGACGGCGACAAGGGCTCGATCCGTGAGGGCCGGACCGCGAACGGCGAGCGCGACGCCGTCGAGGAGGTCCGGCCGCAGGCCCCGGTCAAACCGATGACCGCGACCGAGGTGAAGGTCAACGTCTCGATCCCCGAGGCCGCAGAGCGAGCGGCCGCGACGGGCGCGGACGGCGTCGGGCTCCTTCGTCTCGAGCACATGATTCTCTCGACGAACAAGACTCCCGAGAAGTACATCGCCGACCACGGCGAGGACGCCTACATCGACGAGATCGTTGAGGGTGTCCGGCGGTCGGCCGACGAGTTCTACCCCCGGCCGGTGCGGGTGCGCACGCTCGATGCGCCGACCGACGAGTTCCGTCAGCTCCAGGGCGGCGGCGACGAGCCCGACGAGCACAACCCGATGTTGGGGTATCGGGGCATCCGCCGGAGCCTCGACACGCCCGACGTGTTCGTCCACGAGCTCGAAGCGTTCCGTCGGCTCTACGAGATGGGCTACGACAACGTCGAGATCATGTTCCCGCTCGTGAACGATGTCGAGGACGTCCGGGCGGCGCGGGATCTGATGGAAGAGGCCGACATCGATATCGACAAGCGATCGTGGGGCGTGATGATCGAGACGCCCGCGAGCGCGCTGTGTGTCGAAGAGATGGCGAACGCCGGGATCGACTTCGCCTCCTTCGGCACCAACGATCTCACCCAGTACACCCTGGCTGTGGACCGGAACAACGGCCAGGTCGCCGACCGATTCGACGAACTCCACCCCGCGGTGCTCGAACTCATCGGCGAGACGATCGAAACCTGCCGCGAGCACGACGTCGAGACAAGTATCTGTGGCCAGGCCGGCTCGAAACCCGAAATGGTCGATTTCCTCGTCAACGAGGGCGTCTCCTCGATCTCGGCGAACATCGACGCCGTCCGTGACGTCCAGCACGAGGTCAAGCGGGTCGAACAGAAGCTGATCCTCGATACCGTCCGCTGA
- a CDS encoding ABC transporter permease subunit, giving the protein MSVIAVTRKEFLDSIRSYTLIGLMALFMAFAVFLTAIQWIPDMMGSTGNVNTLALLNSMRQPSVYLVPLVGLMVGYKAIAGERTSGSIRLILGLPNTRGEVFFGKVIGQTAVVSVAILVGYGAAALVALISYDSFALLEFGLYTLLTVLYALVCVSIAVGFSASTKSRKRALAGAVAVYSLILILWDVIVAVLQTMTIGYTVPVGEQPAWLSIFSALNPSTAFAHATRAVIPEYREITRFPYLQTNIWQDWYGFIVIGLWVVIPLALGYLCFNRADIE; this is encoded by the coding sequence CACTCTGATTGGACTCATGGCCTTGTTCATGGCTTTCGCTGTCTTCCTAACAGCAATCCAATGGATTCCTGACATGATGGGTTCTACTGGGAACGTGAACACGCTGGCACTTTTGAACAGTATGCGACAACCCTCCGTCTATCTCGTTCCGTTGGTTGGACTGATGGTTGGGTACAAAGCAATTGCTGGTGAACGCACGAGTGGCAGCATCCGGCTCATTCTGGGACTGCCGAACACACGAGGAGAGGTTTTCTTCGGGAAAGTCATCGGTCAAACTGCTGTGGTTTCGGTAGCGATACTGGTCGGCTACGGTGCTGCTGCTCTCGTAGCGTTGATTTCGTACGATTCGTTTGCACTCCTTGAATTCGGACTCTATACGCTGCTCACAGTTCTCTATGCACTGGTTTGTGTTTCGATTGCAGTTGGGTTCTCGGCGAGTACGAAATCACGGAAACGTGCGCTCGCCGGTGCAGTTGCGGTGTACTCGCTGATTTTGATATTATGGGACGTAATCGTGGCAGTACTGCAAACGATGACGATCGGCTATACGGTCCCTGTAGGGGAACAGCCGGCTTGGTTATCGATTTTCTCCGCTCTCAATCCTTCGACAGCGTTCGCCCACGCCACACGAGCAGTCATCCCCGAATATCGTGAAATCACCCGGTTCCCATACCTGCAGACGAATATCTGGCAGGATTGGTATGGGTTCATCGTCATCGGATTGTGGGTTGTCATACCACTAGCTCTGGGTTATCTTTGTTTCAACAGAGCGGATATAGAGTAG